ACACATTTAACTTCTTTAAAACACATGATTAAATTTTTCAAaaaatatatgttttgatgtctacTTTTTCCTCATACACACTATACATTATTCGTATACATCTGAGACATTATTTTCATACATATTTCACATTTTTTTAAACACAAGATTAGCATTATTTTCAAATATATATTATGATGTCTATGTTTCTCATATACATTATATGTTTGTTGCATggttaacattttttgaatacatgattaacatttctCAGAATACTAcatccgtcctggtttattggcctcCATTGTATTTTCTGCCAAATTTTAACCATAGACTTAAATAataaaatgttcatgcatgtcaccaaaatttatataattgaaaactatgttcacgTACGaattcaatgatataatttttgttgacatgcattaacattttgttagttaaatatttgatcaaaatttggcacagactacaaaggggaccaataaaccagtatGGAGGTAGTACATGTTTTTTCAACATTTTGTTAAACATTTTTAAATATAAGTTGTAACGTATTTTGAATTGTAAAAAACTTTTTTTGCATTACACAAACATTTTTGCACATAGTATAAACATTGTTTGGAATGCATGTACATTTTTTAatgtcacaaacatttttttgaaagcTATCAACATTTTCCAAAATTACGCTAACAAAGGTTTTGCACTGAATTAACATTTTCAAATGTTTGGTGAATACTCTTCAAATTTATTAATTTATGTTTTGTTGGTATAGAATATTTCAAAAATATAAATAAAAGAAGAAAACAAAATGGGGAAAACGAATGATTTAACGCGTACGTAAGCAAGCAACAAATAACCTACTACTGGGCCCGGCCCATTTAAATGTTGTGTTGAGGCGATGCTCGCTTCTACCTCGGTAGCAGCAGGGTATAGTCGCACCCCAAAGTAGTAGGGACTAGGGAGCGTCTCACATTATTCGTCGGGCCGGCCTGAATGGGCTTCCTCTTGGTTTGGTTTGTACTATCCTTGAAGGAGAAATGTGCATCAGTTTTGTCACATCCtcctccaaatttatttttcgtgtttgctatttttcatgcacctCAAAAAAAAATTCAGGCCTCACTATAATCCGTGCATGTGCTCGACGATGAGACATGACGGCGAGCCCGAGCCAAGAACTGGTTGGAGATGAGTACACCGCACCTCACCACTAGTTGCCTAAGCCATCGCATTAAGTTGCATACCAATTTCAGTCCCTTACTTTAGTTGCCATACCCGCATACTAAAGAGATTCTGTTATGTTTCTTCTTAGATAACCGAGACCTGACATGGGACTAGTTTTTATTTGATAAGTGATAAAAAGAAACATAAACAAAGGCCCACTCAAAAAAAGATAGAATAAGAGAAAGTCTTTTGAAAATGGTTTAAAGCAGGACTTAGTGTTGGGGGTGTCGTGTGCATCTAAGCCACCTCGCACATCGATTTCCTCAACTTAGCGCACATATTGAATGATATCAACTGTGGGGGCCGAAGAGTGAGGGCAACCCCCTTCCCGAACAACCACACACATAGTCCCTCGCCATCCACAAATTTGAGCGAAAATCATTGCCCTCCGCTGTGAATGAACTGCATAAAAATGTGAAAAAGAGGCATCTCTCCTCTATTCATCTATATGCCTCTCTCTCcatacaccccccccccccccccccccccggccggcGCGCATGCGCATTGTGTTCCCCTTACAACAGAACATGAAAAATCATGTGCCATATAAATCCATTCATCGCATGCTAAAACGAACACCGACTTGGCATCACTCATGTCTCAGGACTATGGGTGAAAACCTTAGATCGGGCTTTTGCCAGGTCGAAAGGTGGTCGTGTCCTTGACATCACTTTCTCCTTGGAGGGTTCATTTGTGGTCCCTGAAGAAGGTTGTCAAGGAGCGTTTGGTTGAAGGGTTCGCAGGTGGAAGCGCTATGCATTTTCGTGACAAGCTATGTTTTGGTCCGCCCTGCAGCAATGTTTGTCTCTTCTCAGAGATGTTCGTGTCGACGGTGAAGCCTCGGCGATCAAGGTCCTTGATGGCGTGCACGGTTCTTGTTGCCTTGCATAGTGCTCAAGGCTGCACATTTGGTGATGGTTGTCGGTTTCAAGTCCAACAAGTGGTGCAACAGTGGTGTTCGGTGGAACATTCTTTTTTTGCGAAAGTCGTGTGATGTCCTTCGGCGGCGGTTTCCGACTCTCCAGGTCATGCATGGTGAAGTGCGATCGATGAGCAGGCGAGTGACTTTACCACAGACTTTCCTGCTTTTCCGGTCCTTTTCTGTGGTGCTACGTGCTAAGTTCGAGGTGTGACTAGGAATAGTTTGTTCCGTCTCTCTTCTCTGTTCCCTACTATTTCTTGTTTGAGTGAAGTGTGCTACATCATATAACCATTGTGCTGTATCTGGTTACTTGCTTTTGTGAAATGAAAAAATGGTTCAGTCTGGATTTCGCCCGCCCGCCGTAGTTGCCCTACAAAAATGTCATGATGCATGTCAGTTTGTTAGCAGCTTTGCATGACGTTAGTCGAGTACATAGACTACTCTGGAACAAGGTCAATAACAGAAGGAGGCGAAAAAAATCTGACTTGCATGGCTAGATCGGTATGTTCCGACCGTTATAGGCGGATGCTAGGCTCACACTTTGAAGAGAGCAGCACCAGATTTCTTGCCACAGGATCAAGATGTTTTGTTCCACATGGTTTCACGTAATCGATCCATATTGACATCACGTTTGGAATAACAAAGGTCAATCGTATTTTCTTCCGTACCAAATATAATATATGTTCCAAAATAAGCTTCATCAAACAAAAAGAACAGAGCAGCATCATTGTTCTCTAAAAAGCAACTAAGGTGACATTTGAAAACTAATTTTGTTGGACCATACTTGAAATTTTCTATTGGCAACTGGTCATTCCTGAAAGCGTGCCCAGTTCACCGCGGTCTTTCAAACGCTGCAATACAAGCAAGGTTTGATCCAACGTACAGTCTTCACAGAGTGCATAAGGTTCGCTGGTTTCAAGGGTGCCATAGCAACCGCAGATAGTGCAACGTTCAGCCTGTAAAGAACAAAGGGACGCATCAGATCTTCACTCAAAACCCAAGATATATACTGCCAATGCAAAAATGATTCTGTAGTGGTGAATGGAGGAATGAATCATGGCTAGCAATTGCTCAGTTCTCTCGCTTGTTTAACATAATATGAAGTTCATGTAAAACTACAGCATGGGGAACTAATAAGCAAAGGGTCATCAACATGAGTAGACAATCTACCAATCTAACATGGCTGGCAATTTATTTAAACTCATTGGAGAAAATATGTATGTGTAAATGCCACTAAGAGTAGACAAACTATCCAGATAGAAAAGGAGTACACAAACTAGATGACCATAAAATATACTAGGAAACATGTCAATCTATAACATAATTAACCAGCAAAATCTAAATAGGATGAGCAGCCACAAAAGTAAACTGCACAAGTCTGAACACCGGTGTTGTAAGTAGGTTTGTAGCGACCATTGCAAACCAGACCCTTGATTTtcttgaattttttttctttatATTGGAGTGCTTTGACACACATATCAAGACGAACGCTTCTTACATGTGATATTTCTCACTGGTGGATCTTTGAATAAAACCTAAGGAAGCTTCAGCAATCTAAATTTATCAATGCAGCCATTATTTCCGTTATCAAAAAGAAAGGGATCGTAATTTGCGGTTACCCAAAAGTGAACAGCTTGACAGCTTCTACAATAAAGCGGACTGTAGAACAAATATCATCAATCAGACCTAATGACCATAATTTTCTTTCATAAAAATACATACAAATCAATTTGAAGGGCATAAAATTGACTGAAAAACACGACAAAAAACATAGGAAAAACCCATATGCTAATGTTGTGCATCACACCTATGACACTGCAACAACAGTTTTTCCTAAATGCAGCTGTTTAACCCATAGATGTTCCCTATGTTGCCTAGAAAATTATCTCCAAGATACAATGAGAGAAGCAAACAATAAGTAAGGACAGACCAAACATACATACATAATTTCAGGTGTATGAGGACAACACTCACCTCAGAAGTGAAAGTGCTCTCTGAAGACAATAGACTTCCAGTGTAAGTACCAACAAATGTGGAATTTCTCATCTCAAAATCAATGTAGGTCTCGGCAATTGGATCATAGAGTCTTAGCAAACCTGGTGCAGAGAGGACCATCCTCCCATCACTTAGAATTTCTAAGGGTTGAACAAAGAGATTTCCATTTTGGTCATCAATGCTGTACCTTTTATTCCAGAGAGATTTCTCAGTATCCATCAAAAACCATAAGTCCAAAGAGCAATCTTCACAATTGTGTGCCATAACTAAGAATCCATCCAAGCATAGCAGCGATAGCTCCATGTGTAGACTAAAGTAACTGCAACTGCCAGTGCGCACTGGCAATGGACCTTGGACAATCCCCATCCACTCCTCTGTCTCAAGGTTGAACAAAACCATGCTACCCGGTTTGACATGATCCCCGGAAAATTTGATAAGTTTGTTTAACTTTAGAAAATCCACCAAGAAATAGACGACTCCGTTGATAACGACACTTTTGTTACCGTAACTTGTGACAGGGGCCGGAGGGCCCTGTTTGCCCCTCCATCTTGCATGGCGGCCATCATTAAGGGTGATGACCTCACAGAGCATCGGGCTCGACTCGCTATCGGAATAATCGATGCTGACACATCGTATAGCCTTGTACTCTCCCGTGGAGCCAACCTGTCCAAAGTCAAATGATACTGGGAAGAAATGTTCCACATGTGCATGCTCCTTTGCACGGCGACCGGGCAATGCAAAAGTATCCCCCGTGGCAGGGTTGATCACATGGCGGGTCGGACGGTGCTCATTTCTGGAGACACAAATAAGGTCCAGGTGGCGTGTGCGTTCCAACCGGGCATCCTTCATGATGGGGGCTATCCGCTTAACGACATGGCCAGCCAAGTCCAGAATCTCAATGGTGCCTCCTCTTTGAAACAAGTCACTGGTGCATGTGACAATTAGTGGCCCAGGGTGGCGGGACTTGTGCGCTGCAACGAAGAGCGGATCTGAGAGGAGGGACCTCCAGGATCGGCTCACTGATCGGAAGAGGCATAGCGCCTTTGCCGGGAGGCGCACGAGGATGTGACGCAGCATGTCTTCAGGCAGCACGCCATCGCTGGATGCAGCGACGCGCACCTTCCGCTGCATCACTGAGGGCAGGCGTCACACTTTGTCTGCACtctgcagcagcaacaacaacaacagggGAGTATGGTTACTCAGTAATCTGGAGAGCAAGAACACCCAAATGTGCACAACGGAGACAGCATGTCGGCGTCAAGTGGGGATTGTTGTTTCGATTTTCATTCTACTATTCACCAATCTCGTGTTGCGTCTAGGGTTCCGGGAGCTAAATAAAACCTGAAGCTAAGCTAGCAAATCGTCTACTTGGTGACGTCCCAGAGATGGGGCTCGCGCGGTGATAAGGAATGGCCGGGGAAAGAGGGAGGGGTCGTTACCACGGAGGCGACGCTGGTGAGGTGCGCAGGCGTGCGGCCGGGACGGATGGATGGCGACGAGGTCGGAGGCGGCGCGGGAGCAGTGGCGAGTTGAGATTGACGTCGCCGAGTCTGACTAACACGGGAGGCGGCGCCGGTGAGGTGGGCGGCCGTGCGGCCGGAGGGGGTGGCGACGAAGCCGGAAGCAGTGGCGACTGGCGGGCGGAGAGACAAAACCGGCCGTCGCCGCCAGAGTCATCGATTGGGTTAGCTAGTTTTTTTAGGGGGACTGCGTTCACTTTTTTTTCAGGGGTAAAGCTAGATTTTCAGGGGTAAACagtaaatttgaaaaaaaaacaaaaaaatgaaattTTGTGAGATCAAAGATACTCGTGTGCGCAAGACGCGTGCAAAATTTCGTGGTGTTTCGATATTCCAGGACCTCATGACAAAGCAAAAACAGTAAATTTGTACGTCGGtgaatagtaaattcaaaaaatagcaaaaacataagaaaaaaattTGCATCAAAGAGGCTTGGGTACGCAAGGTTCTTGCAAGTTTTCGCGATCAAATGACATCCGAGCAGATCTAGCCAAAAAAACAATGCACTTTTTCAAAGTATTTTTTGGAGCCAAATTTTGATTTTTTACGTGCTCCTACAATGTCCGAACACCACAAAAATTTGCACGCACCCAAACATCTTGGATGCCAAAATAATTCATATTTTTTCAAACTTTCttgctattttgttgaatttactgttcatcgaCGTACAGACTTACTGTTTTTTCTTTGTCACGAGATCCTGGAATGTCCAAACTGCATGAAACTTTACACACACCTTGCGCACCCGACTATCTTTGATCCCACAAAATTTCAACTTTTTTTTTAGTTTACTGTTTACCGACGCACTATTTATGTCGGACGGAAACCGCTCGAGGGACTAAACTTATCCGGTTTTGAAATTTGAGGCACTGAGTTTTGGTGGTTTGGAGTTGAGAGGCGATTTCTAAACTTTCGAAAAAGTTAAGGGACGAAAAATATACTTAACTCTATAATTAATGAAATAATATTTTTGGGACTCAAATTAACGAAAGTGCACTTATTTGTGCCCGCCCCCAAACCTGCATATTTTCACTTTTACCCCACCTGGTAGTCATCCCACTCGATCAAGGTCTGCTCATGTCCCTTGCCCTCAAGGAGAACGTAGGATTTGTAGACAATGTTGACCTTCTCTCTACATTTTGATTGAGAGCAAGCATGAGCACATAGATAATCATACAGACACGACTATACGCCTGACGTTGTATATTTGGCGTAGTATAGAATGTCCACACAGAATGCCTCCCCTGACAGAATGTGTTGCCCAGCACACGCAACAACTCTTGAGCATGGGAGCAAAATTCCCGTGAGCGCAAAGCAAAGAAGAGACAAATAGTAGCACAAGTCTATAAAAAGACAAAATAGTGTCATCATCATTTAAAGTCCATTctttaaattcaaaaaaaaattgtagCTTAAAGCAAACATTCCATTCATGATCCATTTACACCATTGGGTTTGTAACGACGAGCACTACAAAATTGGATGCCACATGTATATATTTCAACTACATTTTTCCATGTTTAAAAAGTTGCCAGACAATAATACATGAGTTACCGGACTATTAACAAGTAGTTATGGACTTCATGCAGCTTTGAAGCTTAGAAGTTAACAAAAAAAAAACTTTGTTACCAAGCTATTTACATGGTACTCCCTCTGATCATAAATATAAAATGTTTTGAtttatcggtgtacaaaagtaggggctctctttgtacccctttacttgtgcaccggcagttagagccgcgcctgcaaccacacttagcagggcagaagagggaagcAGAGGCACAA
The sequence above is a segment of the Aegilops tauschii subsp. strangulata cultivar AL8/78 chromosome 6, Aet v6.0, whole genome shotgun sequence genome. Coding sequences within it:
- the LOC109763737 gene encoding putative F-box protein At1g32420 → MQRKVRVAASSDGVLPEDMLRHILVRLPAKALCLFRSVSRSWRSLLSDPLFVAAHKSRHPGPLIVTCTSDLFQRGGTIEILDLAGHVVKRIAPIMKDARLERTRHLDLICVSRNEHRPTRHVINPATGDTFALPGRRAKEHAHVEHFFPVSFDFGQVGSTGEYKAIRCVSIDYSDSESSPMLCEVITLNDGRHARWRGKQGPPAPVTSYGNKSVVINGVVYFLVDFLKLNKLIKFSGDHVKPGSMVLFNLETEEWMGIVQGPLPVRTGSCSYFSLHMELSLLCLDGFLVMAHNCEDCSLDLWFLMDTEKSLWNKRYSIDDQNGNLFVQPLEILSDGRMVLSAPGLLRLYDPIAETYIDFEMRNSTFVGTYTGSLLSSESTFTSEAERCTICGCYGTLETSEPYALCEDCTLDQTLLVLQRLKDRGELGTLSGMTSCQ